One Halolamina litorea genomic window carries:
- a CDS encoding DUF7315 family membrane protein, with product MTDDDRGPDGRGGRDVEVPLRLYKTVTVFSTMIAVFAVVFGFLLLDAAALGTGLIRGAVRSLLSALSLSPSDSLLSALFAVLGLLSIAIGAVVYVLGTRFQAAGMGDGDN from the coding sequence GTGACCGACGACGATCGCGGACCCGACGGCCGCGGGGGGCGTGACGTGGAGGTGCCCCTGCGGCTCTACAAGACCGTCACCGTCTTCTCGACGATGATCGCGGTGTTCGCGGTCGTGTTCGGCTTCCTCTTACTCGACGCCGCGGCGCTCGGCACGGGACTCATCCGGGGAGCGGTGCGGTCGCTCCTCTCGGCGCTCTCCCTGTCCCCCTCGGACTCGCTGCTGTCGGCGCTGTTCGCCGTTCTCGGCCTGCTCTCCATCGCTATCGGCGCCGTAGTGTACGTTCTCGGCACGCGGTTCCAGGCGGCGGGGATGGGTGACGGCGACAACTGA
- a CDS encoding DUF7314 family protein produces MADEFMKGFGLFSIASFLWLISASWYRTPSFESNRQLISPPPAEPGTVFDSVGIFLGDLMFWTALVGAFTFWVIIPAGRQARNAMVVDE; encoded by the coding sequence ATGGCTGACGAGTTCATGAAGGGGTTCGGGCTGTTCAGTATCGCCAGCTTCCTCTGGCTGATCTCGGCGAGCTGGTACCGAACGCCGAGCTTCGAGAGCAACCGACAGTTGATCTCCCCGCCGCCCGCCGAACCGGGAACGGTGTTCGACTCCGTGGGGATCTTCCTCGGCGACCTGATGTTCTGGACCGCGCTGGTCGGCGCGTTCACCTTCTGGGTCATCATCCCCGCCGGGCGACAGGCCCGCAACGCGATGGTCGTCGACGAATAA